The following are from one region of the Streptomyces fradiae genome:
- a CDS encoding LysR family transcriptional regulator, which translates to MLDVRRLRLLRELALRGTIAAVAEALSFTPSAVSQQLATLEREAGVPLLERSGRGVRLTPAGENLVRHAEAVLERLERAAAELAEARHGPAGPLRIGAFPTATRSIVPAALTRLAVRHPALEPMVSETDPAGAAHALRAGDLDVALIHDYDLVPAPLEPGLAATPLCQEEMYLASSAPAQATEKAEEAEEADGLAVLALWRDAPWIMPGPDTLCRAVTEQMCRAAGFVPRVRHQVDEFATVLAFVAAGQGVAVVPQLGAVDPPPGVCLTSLPVRRRTRIAFRSGAGPHPAVAALALALRESVPERLDTPG; encoded by the coding sequence ATGCTTGATGTACGACGTCTGCGCCTGCTGCGCGAACTGGCCCTGCGCGGCACCATCGCCGCCGTGGCCGAGGCCCTGTCCTTCACCCCGTCCGCCGTGTCCCAGCAGCTCGCGACCCTGGAGCGGGAGGCGGGGGTGCCGCTGCTCGAACGCTCGGGGCGCGGCGTACGGCTCACGCCCGCCGGCGAGAACCTGGTGCGGCACGCGGAAGCGGTCCTCGAACGGCTGGAGCGGGCGGCGGCGGAACTGGCCGAGGCCCGGCACGGCCCGGCCGGCCCGCTGCGGATCGGCGCGTTCCCGACCGCGACACGGTCGATCGTGCCGGCGGCCCTCACGCGCCTCGCGGTGCGCCACCCCGCCCTGGAACCGATGGTCTCGGAGACGGACCCGGCGGGCGCGGCGCACGCGCTGCGTGCCGGAGACCTGGACGTGGCGCTGATCCACGACTACGACCTGGTCCCCGCGCCGCTGGAGCCCGGGCTCGCGGCGACGCCCCTGTGCCAGGAGGAGATGTACCTGGCGTCCTCCGCCCCCGCGCAAGCGACTGAGAAGGCCGAGGAGGCCGAGGAGGCCGACGGGCTCGCGGTGCTCGCGCTCTGGCGGGACGCGCCGTGGATCATGCCGGGCCCGGACACCCTGTGCCGGGCGGTGACCGAACAGATGTGCCGGGCCGCCGGGTTCGTGCCCCGGGTGCGGCACCAGGTGGACGAGTTCGCGACCGTCCTGGCCTTCGTCGCGGCCGGTCAAGGGGTGGCCGTGGTCCCGCAGTTGGGGGCGGTGGACCCGCCGCCCGGGGTGTGCCTGACGTCGCTGCCGGTGCGCCGCAGGACCCGGATCGCCTTCCGCAGCGGCGCCGGACCGCATCCGGCGGTGGCCGCGCTGGCCCTGGCCCTGCGCGAGTCGGTGCCGGAGCGGCTCGACACCCCGGGCTAG
- a CDS encoding Cmx/CmrA family chloramphenicol efflux MFS transporter, with the protein MPLFLHVLALAVFAQGTSEFMLSGLVPDLAHDLHVSPAAAAGLTAAYAVGMIISAPLMAAAGARWPRRPALAGFLAAFVLVHVLGALTTDFAVLFATRAIAAVVNAGFLAVALPHAGSLVPAAHRARATALLLSGVTLACVVGVPAGALLGTAYGWRAAFWAVAALCLPALLLVLRPAPADHRPPARPANVSLRRELTALRSRPLRATLAIAALVNGATFAGFAFLAVIATDHTGLPPAAVPGLLAAFGAGAFLGVTAAGRTTLRLPLALAALPAGWALTAALGAYPVPLFLLAAAQGALSFALGTTLVTRTLHLAPAAPSLSGAFATVALNTGAFAGPLLAAATTTHTTTPLTALWTSTALAAAAPACWAATRRMEGARRGAPH; encoded by the coding sequence GTGCCTCTCTTCCTCCATGTCCTGGCGCTCGCCGTGTTCGCCCAGGGCACCTCCGAGTTCATGCTGTCCGGGCTCGTTCCGGACCTCGCCCACGACCTCCACGTCTCCCCGGCGGCCGCGGCCGGGCTCACCGCCGCCTACGCGGTGGGCATGATCATCAGCGCGCCCCTGATGGCCGCCGCCGGCGCCCGGTGGCCCCGCCGCCCCGCCCTCGCCGGCTTCCTCGCCGCGTTCGTCCTCGTCCACGTACTGGGCGCGCTGACCACGGACTTCGCCGTCCTCTTCGCGACCCGCGCGATCGCCGCCGTCGTCAACGCCGGCTTCCTCGCCGTGGCCCTCCCGCACGCCGGCTCCCTCGTCCCCGCCGCCCACCGGGCGCGCGCCACCGCGCTCCTGCTGTCGGGCGTCACCCTGGCCTGCGTCGTCGGCGTCCCGGCCGGCGCGCTGCTCGGCACGGCGTACGGCTGGCGCGCGGCCTTCTGGGCGGTCGCCGCCCTGTGCCTGCCCGCGCTCCTCCTGGTGCTGCGCCCCGCGCCCGCCGACCATCGGCCGCCCGCCCGGCCCGCGAACGTCTCCCTGCGCCGCGAACTCACCGCGCTGCGCTCCCGCCCGCTGCGGGCCACGCTCGCGATCGCCGCCCTCGTCAACGGCGCGACCTTCGCCGGCTTCGCCTTCCTCGCCGTCATCGCGACCGACCACACCGGACTGCCGCCCGCCGCAGTCCCCGGCCTCCTGGCTGCCTTCGGCGCCGGCGCCTTCCTCGGCGTCACCGCCGCCGGCCGCACCACCCTCCGCCTGCCCCTCGCCCTCGCCGCGCTGCCCGCCGGCTGGGCCCTCACCGCCGCCCTCGGCGCGTACCCCGTCCCCCTCTTCCTCCTCGCCGCGGCCCAGGGCGCCCTCTCCTTCGCCCTCGGCACCACCCTCGTCACCCGCACCCTCCACCTCGCCCCCGCCGCCCCCTCCCTCTCCGGCGCCTTCGCCACCGTCGCCCTCAACACCGGCGCCTTCGCAGGCCCCCTCCTGGCCGCTGCCACCACCACCCACACGACCACCCCCCTGACCGCCCTCTGGACGAGCACGGCCCTGGCCGCTGCCGCGCCGGCCTGCTGGGCGGCGACACGTCGAATGGAGGGTGCCCGGCGCGGGGCGCCGCACTGA
- a CDS encoding MarR family winged helix-turn-helix transcriptional regulator — MDKPTHLIEFETMLLARHSLLHAPRARAAGGNLDRSAYVLLTRIRMDGPMSISQLSDAFGLDASTLNRQTAAMLRSGVVERIPDPDGGIARKFRITEEGARLLDADRSFNIGGLERVLADWTPEEVAEFAAVLERFNRDIERLDGRPWPRP; from the coding sequence ATGGACAAGCCCACGCACCTGATCGAGTTCGAGACGATGCTCCTGGCCCGGCACTCCCTGCTCCACGCGCCGCGGGCGCGGGCGGCCGGCGGCAACCTCGACCGCAGCGCGTACGTCCTGCTCACCCGGATCCGGATGGACGGGCCGATGTCGATCAGTCAGCTGAGCGACGCCTTCGGTCTGGACGCGTCCACCCTCAACCGGCAGACGGCGGCGATGCTGCGGTCCGGGGTCGTCGAGCGGATTCCCGACCCGGACGGCGGCATCGCGCGGAAGTTCCGCATCACGGAGGAGGGCGCACGGCTCCTCGACGCCGACCGCTCCTTCAACATCGGGGGTCTGGAGCGGGTGCTCGCCGACTGGACGCCCGAGGAGGTGGCGGAGTTCGCCGCCGTCCTGGAACGCTTCAACCGGGACATCGAACGACTCGACGGGCGGCCCTGGCCCCGCCCCTGA
- a CDS encoding YrdB family protein: MRLPTPLHVLNEGLALLLELAALAVLAWWGWASADPVALRLLLAVAAPAAAAVLWGLFAAPRARFPVPLPAVLTVKALVFGAATLALAGVDHPTWAIAFGAVAVVNTALATADRRAATHRNRT, encoded by the coding sequence ATGCGGCTTCCCACTCCCCTGCACGTCCTCAACGAGGGCCTCGCCCTCCTCCTGGAACTGGCGGCGCTCGCCGTCCTCGCGTGGTGGGGCTGGGCGAGCGCCGACCCCGTCGCTCTGCGACTCCTCCTCGCCGTCGCGGCCCCCGCGGCCGCCGCCGTCCTCTGGGGCCTCTTCGCCGCCCCGAGGGCCCGTTTCCCTGTCCCCCTCCCGGCCGTCCTCACGGTCAAGGCCCTCGTCTTCGGCGCGGCCACCCTCGCGCTCGCCGGCGTGGACCACCCCACCTGGGCGATCGCCTTCGGCGCGGTGGCCGTGGTGAACACGGCCCTGGCGACGGCGGACCGCCGGGCCGCGACGCACCGGAACCGGACCTGA
- a CDS encoding MFS transporter produces MPATRPSAPRPAGGIVGVLALAGIVAALMQTLVVPLIGDLPVLLGTSASNASWVITATLLAAAVATPVAGRLGDMYGKRRLLLASTVPLVAGSVVCALSSSVVPMVAGRALQGLGMGVVPLGISLLRDVLPPEKLGSSIALMSASMGVGGALGLPFSAAVAEHATWRALFWVAAGLSALVGVLVALVAPTGRVAASAGRFDVLGALGLGGGLVALLLAVSKGAGWGWGSATTLGLFAASAVVLLAWGFWELRIRDPLVDLRTTARPQVLMTNAASILVGFAMYAQSLVVPQLLQLPEATGYGLGQSMLAMGLWMAPAGLMMMVLAPLGAKLSAARGPKVTLSVGSLVIALGYLSSLALMGGTWGLLVVTLICNTGVGLAYGAMPALIMGAVPQHETAAANSFNTLMRSIGSSVSAAVIGVVLAQLTTDFAGHALPSENGFRIALLIGGVVALAAAAVAALIPVRPLAEPAPAHAEPVPAAAGPAA; encoded by the coding sequence ATGCCCGCCACCCGCCCCTCAGCGCCACGCCCCGCAGGCGGCATCGTCGGCGTGCTCGCCCTCGCCGGCATCGTCGCCGCCCTCATGCAGACGCTCGTCGTCCCGCTCATCGGCGACCTGCCCGTCCTCCTCGGCACCAGCGCCTCGAACGCCTCCTGGGTGATCACCGCCACCCTCCTCGCCGCCGCCGTCGCCACCCCCGTCGCCGGCCGACTCGGCGACATGTACGGCAAGCGCCGCCTGCTGCTCGCCTCCACAGTCCCGCTCGTCGCCGGCTCCGTCGTCTGCGCCCTGTCGAGCTCCGTCGTCCCGATGGTCGCCGGCCGCGCCCTCCAGGGCCTCGGCATGGGTGTCGTCCCCCTCGGCATCAGCCTGCTCCGCGACGTCCTGCCGCCGGAGAAGCTCGGCTCCTCCATCGCCCTGATGAGCGCCTCCATGGGCGTCGGCGGCGCCCTCGGCCTGCCGTTCTCCGCCGCCGTCGCCGAACACGCCACCTGGCGCGCGCTGTTCTGGGTCGCCGCCGGCCTCAGCGCCCTCGTCGGCGTGCTCGTCGCGCTCGTCGCCCCCACCGGCCGGGTCGCCGCCTCCGCCGGCCGCTTCGACGTCCTCGGCGCCCTCGGCCTCGGCGGCGGACTCGTCGCCCTCCTCCTCGCCGTCTCCAAGGGCGCCGGCTGGGGCTGGGGCAGCGCCACCACCCTCGGCCTCTTCGCCGCCTCCGCCGTCGTCCTGCTCGCCTGGGGCTTCTGGGAGCTGCGCATCCGCGACCCGCTGGTCGACCTGCGCACCACCGCCCGCCCGCAGGTCCTCATGACCAACGCCGCCTCGATCCTCGTCGGCTTCGCGATGTACGCCCAGTCGCTCGTCGTCCCGCAGCTGCTCCAGCTCCCCGAGGCCACCGGCTACGGCCTCGGCCAGTCCATGCTGGCCATGGGCCTCTGGATGGCGCCGGCCGGCCTGATGATGATGGTGCTCGCCCCGCTCGGCGCGAAGCTGTCCGCCGCCCGCGGCCCCAAGGTCACCCTCTCCGTCGGCAGCCTCGTCATCGCGCTCGGCTACCTCTCCTCGCTCGCCCTGATGGGCGGCACCTGGGGCCTGCTCGTCGTCACCCTCATCTGCAACACGGGTGTCGGACTCGCCTACGGCGCCATGCCCGCCCTCATCATGGGCGCCGTGCCCCAGCACGAGACCGCCGCCGCCAACAGCTTCAACACCCTGATGCGCTCCATCGGCAGCTCCGTCTCCGCCGCCGTCATCGGCGTCGTCCTCGCCCAGCTGACCACCGACTTCGCCGGACACGCCCTGCCCTCCGAGAACGGCTTCCGGATCGCCCTGCTCATCGGCGGCGTCGTCGCCCTCGCGGCCGCGGCCGTCGCCGCGCTCATCCCCGTACGCCCCCTGGCCGAGCCCGCCCCGGCCCACGCCGAGCCCGTCCCGGCGGCGGCCGGGCCGGCCGCCTGA
- a CDS encoding S8 family serine peptidase — protein sequence MSSRLRIPLAVAAVVGTTIAIAAPAQADVQPLDAKDRAATSTAEAKAAPKTAAARTAQAAWAAGTRAYLVITTPGDTTAVRSAVTANGGTVFAAYDAIGVVVAHSTSASFAATLRGVAGVQQVGATRTSDVPADAYNPALPANPAQSTTTLTESNRWDMTQIKADQAWAVTTGSAAVKVGVLDTGVDDQHQDIAPNFDAADSVSCAYGKADARAGAWRDVDTHGTHVAGTIAAAKNGKGVIGVAPGVKIASVRIAEPTSTLFFAENTVCGFMWAGDHGFKVTNNSYYTDPWQFNCPDNIDQAAIIEGVRRAQAYAESKGSLQVAAAGNSNYDLANKTTDSESPNDSTPVTRTITNACIDIPTELPGVVTVSAQASGGAKASYSNFGNGVIDIAAPGGDGSTGVYSTLPGGKYGSKSGTSMASPHVTGVAALIASANPGFTPADIRNALATQATDKACPSDSRCTGTTTKNGFFGEGQVDALKAVGGTTPPPTGPYFENLTDVTIADNATVESPITVSGVTGNAPATLKVGVDIKHTYRGDLVVSLVAPDGTVYLLEDFSNSDSTDNVAKTYTVDASAEPANGTWKLRVQDVASQDTGRIDAWNLTF from the coding sequence ATGTCGAGCCGGCTGAGAATCCCGCTCGCGGTCGCCGCCGTCGTCGGCACCACGATCGCCATCGCCGCCCCCGCGCAGGCCGACGTCCAGCCCCTGGACGCGAAGGACCGGGCCGCGACCTCCACGGCCGAGGCCAAGGCCGCCCCCAAGACGGCCGCCGCCCGGACCGCCCAGGCCGCCTGGGCCGCCGGCACCCGCGCGTACCTCGTCATCACGACGCCCGGTGACACCACCGCCGTACGCTCGGCCGTCACGGCCAACGGCGGCACCGTCTTCGCCGCCTACGACGCCATCGGCGTCGTCGTCGCCCACTCGACCTCCGCCTCCTTCGCCGCCACCCTCCGCGGCGTCGCCGGCGTGCAGCAGGTCGGCGCGACCCGTACCTCCGACGTGCCCGCCGACGCCTACAACCCGGCGCTGCCCGCCAACCCGGCCCAGTCCACGACCACGCTCACCGAGTCGAACCGCTGGGACATGACGCAGATCAAGGCCGACCAGGCCTGGGCCGTCACCACCGGTTCCGCCGCCGTCAAGGTCGGCGTCCTCGACACCGGCGTCGACGACCAGCACCAGGACATCGCGCCCAACTTCGACGCCGCCGACTCCGTCTCCTGCGCCTACGGCAAGGCCGACGCCCGCGCCGGTGCCTGGCGCGACGTCGACACCCACGGCACCCACGTCGCCGGCACCATCGCGGCCGCCAAGAACGGCAAGGGGGTCATCGGCGTCGCCCCCGGAGTGAAGATCGCCTCCGTCCGCATCGCCGAGCCCACCAGCACCCTCTTCTTCGCCGAGAACACCGTCTGCGGCTTCATGTGGGCCGGCGACCACGGCTTCAAGGTCACCAACAACAGCTATTACACCGACCCGTGGCAGTTCAACTGCCCGGACAACATCGACCAGGCCGCCATCATCGAGGGCGTCCGCCGCGCCCAGGCCTACGCCGAGTCCAAGGGCTCCCTCCAGGTCGCCGCCGCCGGCAACTCCAACTACGACCTGGCCAACAAGACGACCGACAGCGAGAGCCCCAACGACTCCACCCCGGTCACCCGCACCATCACCAACGCCTGCATCGACATCCCGACCGAGCTCCCGGGTGTCGTGACCGTCTCCGCGCAGGCCAGTGGCGGCGCCAAGGCCTCGTACTCCAACTTCGGCAACGGCGTCATCGACATCGCCGCCCCCGGCGGCGACGGATCCACCGGCGTGTACTCGACGCTGCCCGGCGGCAAGTACGGCTCCAAGAGCGGTACTTCGATGGCGTCCCCGCACGTCACCGGCGTCGCCGCGCTCATCGCGAGCGCCAACCCGGGCTTCACCCCGGCCGACATCCGCAACGCCCTCGCGACCCAGGCCACCGACAAGGCCTGCCCGTCCGACAGCCGCTGCACCGGCACCACCACCAAGAACGGCTTCTTCGGCGAGGGCCAGGTCGACGCGCTGAAGGCGGTCGGCGGAACGACCCCGCCGCCCACCGGCCCGTACTTCGAGAACCTCACCGACGTCACCATCGCCGACAACGCCACCGTCGAGAGCCCGATCACCGTCTCCGGCGTGACCGGCAACGCCCCCGCGACCCTCAAGGTCGGCGTCGACATCAAGCACACCTACCGCGGTGACCTGGTGGTCTCCCTCGTCGCCCCGGACGGCACCGTCTACCTCCTCGAGGACTTCAGCAACAGCGACAGCACGGACAACGTCGCCAAGACCTACACGGTCGACGCCTCCGCCGAGCCGGCGAACGGCACGTGGAAGCTGCGCGTCCAGGACGTCGCGTCCCAGGACACGGGCCGCATTGACGCCTGGAACCTGACCTTCTAG
- a CDS encoding DUF5997 family protein, with amino-acid sequence MTQHQNAQTMKPATAAKKLGVYLDATPADFREGSVTRAELNALQTDPPEWLRDLRRDGPHPRPVVAAKLGISISGLARGGVTEALTTEQIEALKAENPEWLQKERATQAEVRKDNVRIKEMRAEKAEKAARAADRD; translated from the coding sequence ATGACGCAGCACCAGAACGCCCAGACCATGAAGCCCGCCACCGCGGCGAAGAAGCTGGGCGTCTACCTCGACGCCACCCCCGCCGATTTCCGCGAGGGTTCCGTCACCCGCGCCGAGCTCAACGCCCTCCAGACCGACCCGCCGGAGTGGCTGCGCGACCTGCGCCGCGACGGCCCCCACCCCCGCCCCGTCGTGGCGGCCAAGCTGGGCATCTCCATCTCCGGCCTCGCCCGCGGCGGCGTCACCGAGGCGCTCACCACCGAGCAGATCGAGGCCCTCAAGGCCGAGAACCCGGAGTGGCTCCAGAAGGAGCGCGCCACCCAGGCCGAGGTCCGCAAGGACAACGTCCGCATCAAGGAGATGCGCGCCGAGAAGGCCGAGAAGGCCGCCCGCGCCGCCGACCGCGACTGA
- a CDS encoding methyltransferase domain-containing protein, which produces MTERGGDAEAFDTGAEAWREWQEEPWGRLRYAVAEANLARHLAAARPAPEAAPSGGALRVLDLGGGDGGDALRLAARGHHVTLVDYAPAMLATAARRAVRAGLADRIVCVAADVTALPAELAAGGFDLVLLHAVLPYACDTAGTLGVALGAAREGGLVSVIAMNRHSEPLRAAVRTMDPDGVLAALDAETVHTDLFDAELRLHTEEELDAALRALGCAEVHPYGIRVFCDYIPDDAVKFDPAYYARLERLEIATAGRAPYRHTARLLHLVAVRGTGEAGATGGRGQSRSGSANSAPTQ; this is translated from the coding sequence ATGACGGAACGGGGCGGGGACGCGGAGGCGTTCGACACGGGGGCCGAGGCGTGGCGGGAGTGGCAGGAGGAGCCGTGGGGGCGGCTGCGGTACGCCGTGGCCGAGGCCAATCTCGCCCGCCATCTGGCAGCGGCGCGGCCGGCCCCCGAAGCCGCCCCGTCAGGCGGGGCGTTGCGGGTCCTCGACCTCGGCGGCGGGGACGGCGGTGACGCGCTTCGGCTCGCCGCGCGCGGCCATCACGTCACGCTCGTCGACTACGCGCCCGCCATGCTGGCGACCGCCGCGCGCCGGGCCGTACGGGCCGGGCTCGCCGACCGGATCGTGTGCGTGGCGGCGGATGTCACCGCGCTGCCCGCCGAGTTGGCGGCCGGCGGCTTCGACCTCGTCCTGCTGCACGCCGTGCTGCCGTACGCCTGCGACACCGCCGGCACGCTCGGGGTGGCGCTCGGAGCGGCCCGGGAGGGCGGGCTCGTGTCGGTGATCGCGATGAACCGGCACTCCGAGCCGCTGCGCGCGGCGGTGCGCACGATGGACCCGGACGGCGTGCTCGCGGCGCTCGACGCCGAGACCGTGCACACCGACCTGTTCGACGCGGAGCTGCGGCTGCACACCGAGGAGGAGCTGGACGCGGCCCTGCGGGCGCTGGGCTGCGCCGAGGTGCACCCGTACGGGATCCGGGTGTTCTGCGACTACATCCCGGACGACGCCGTCAAGTTCGACCCCGCCTATTACGCGCGGCTCGAACGCCTGGAGATCGCGACGGCCGGCCGCGCGCCGTACCGGCACACCGCCCGGCTGCTGCACCTCGTCGCCGTGCGGGGTACGGGCGAGGCCGGCGCGACGGGCGGCCGGGGTCAGAGCAGGTCGGGTTCGGCGAACAGCGCCCCGACCCAGTAG
- a CDS encoding aminoglycoside phosphotransferase family protein yields MHSEAETCPGPGAATGAAPAPPPTSVDRGRFGDAVTPWERAGWRADALGWATGHLARHGLTETGPREARVRPWSILVRFRTGPGERDAVWFKASAPAAGFEAGLGGALAAWVPDHVMTPLAVDAARGWSLWPDGGPLLRGALDRGEAGRADWLTAVGQYARMQRALTPYADGMTELGVPGARTADLPRIFDGLVETNPTLAPDTRRALRAGRPRLLDWCAELDTFGIPDSLDHSDLHDGQVLTPAAGRFTFFDWGDAAVAHPFASLLVPARDVRERYGPESVTAVREAYLEPWTDIGIPLPELSRAATLAVRLAALSRAVSWFRLFPGTPAADCHEASAYWVGALFAEPDLL; encoded by the coding sequence ATGCACAGTGAGGCGGAAACCTGTCCCGGCCCCGGAGCGGCTACGGGGGCTGCGCCCGCGCCCCCGCCCACCAGCGTCGACCGGGGCCGGTTCGGCGACGCGGTCACACCCTGGGAGCGGGCCGGCTGGCGTGCCGATGCGCTGGGCTGGGCGACGGGGCACCTCGCCCGGCACGGGCTGACCGAGACGGGCCCGCGCGAGGCGCGCGTCCGTCCCTGGTCGATCCTGGTCCGCTTCCGCACAGGTCCCGGCGAGCGCGACGCCGTCTGGTTCAAGGCGAGCGCCCCGGCCGCGGGGTTCGAGGCCGGCCTCGGCGGCGCGCTCGCCGCCTGGGTGCCCGACCACGTGATGACCCCGCTCGCGGTCGACGCCGCACGCGGCTGGTCCCTCTGGCCCGACGGCGGGCCGCTGCTGCGCGGCGCCCTCGACCGGGGCGAGGCCGGGCGGGCCGACTGGCTCACGGCGGTCGGCCAGTACGCGCGGATGCAGCGCGCGCTCACCCCGTACGCCGACGGTATGACGGAGCTCGGCGTGCCCGGCGCCCGTACCGCCGACCTGCCGCGGATCTTCGACGGCCTCGTCGAGACCAACCCGACCCTCGCCCCCGACACCCGCCGTGCCCTGCGCGCCGGGCGGCCGCGGCTGCTCGACTGGTGCGCCGAGCTCGACACCTTCGGCATCCCCGACTCGCTCGATCACAGCGACCTGCACGACGGCCAGGTGCTCACCCCCGCCGCCGGCCGCTTCACCTTCTTCGACTGGGGCGACGCCGCCGTCGCCCACCCCTTCGCCAGCCTTCTCGTACCGGCCAGGGACGTGCGCGAACGGTACGGCCCCGAGTCCGTCACCGCCGTCCGCGAGGCGTATCTGGAGCCCTGGACCGACATCGGGATCCCGCTGCCGGAGCTGAGCCGCGCCGCGACCCTCGCCGTCCGGCTCGCGGCGCTCTCGCGCGCGGTGAGCTGGTTCCGGCTCTTCCCCGGCACCCCGGCCGCCGACTGCCACGAGGCGAGCGCCTACTGGGTCGGGGCGCTGTTCGCCGAACCCGACCTGCTCTGA
- a CDS encoding LysR family transcriptional regulator substrate-binding protein, whose amino-acid sequence MPGVTPGKWVRIWTQRQPDVRLDLAQVTAAEAEGVLREGGADAALLRLPVDRTVFSAIPLYTETTVVVCPKDHLVAAADEVTVEDIAEEIVLHPLDDTLDWERPPGEPAFERPATTADAVELVAAGIGLLIVPQSLARLHHRKDLTYRTITGTPQSQVALAWPEEATTDLVEDFIGIVRGRTVNSSRGRKPDEKAAKAARTAKPKGQAQKQQPRQGQKSGQGQKAQAGGGGRRKAGGGAAKSSRSGKPRRRS is encoded by the coding sequence GTGCCGGGTGTCACGCCCGGGAAGTGGGTGCGGATCTGGACGCAGCGGCAGCCCGACGTGCGGCTCGACCTGGCCCAGGTGACCGCCGCCGAGGCGGAGGGGGTGCTGCGGGAGGGCGGCGCGGACGCCGCTCTGCTGCGCCTTCCGGTGGACCGTACGGTCTTCAGCGCGATCCCCCTCTACACCGAGACGACCGTCGTCGTGTGCCCCAAGGACCACCTGGTCGCGGCGGCGGACGAGGTCACGGTGGAGGACATCGCCGAGGAGATCGTGCTGCACCCGCTGGACGACACCCTGGACTGGGAGCGGCCGCCGGGCGAGCCGGCGTTCGAGCGCCCGGCGACGACGGCGGACGCGGTCGAGCTGGTGGCGGCGGGGATCGGGCTGCTGATCGTGCCGCAGTCGCTGGCCCGGCTGCACCACCGCAAGGACCTCACGTACCGGACGATCACCGGCACCCCGCAGTCGCAGGTGGCGCTGGCCTGGCCGGAGGAGGCCACCACCGACCTGGTGGAGGACTTCATCGGGATCGTGCGCGGGCGGACGGTGAACAGTTCGCGCGGGCGCAAGCCCGACGAGAAGGCCGCGAAGGCGGCCAGGACGGCGAAGCCGAAGGGGCAGGCGCAGAAGCAGCAGCCCCGCCAGGGGCAGAAGTCGGGTCAGGGCCAGAAGGCGCAGGCCGGCGGGGGCGGGCGGCGCAAGGCCGGCGGCGGCGCGGCCAAGAGCTCTCGCTCCGGGAAGCCGCGCCGCCGCTCCTAG
- the dapA gene encoding 4-hydroxy-tetrahydrodipicolinate synthase — MAQDLPFTPRGIHVPLVTPFGADGRPDLDALDALAHSVLDGGAAGIVALGTTGEVGALDPEERAAVIDTCARVCRRRGAPLIVGAGSGATAAAARELAALAGRPEIAAALVIVPAFVRPSPEGVLAHFERLAAESPVPLIVYHIPYRTGRSLDAATLRALGALPGVIGVKHAVGGVDQDTVALLGDLPDDFAVLAGDDAFVSPLLALGATGGILASAHLATDRFAALAEAWHTGDIPRARALGHHLARLSTLLFAEPNPAVVKAVLHAQGRIPTPDVRLPLLPASEASVKAVTEVLAELAEPV, encoded by the coding sequence ATGGCACAGGACCTCCCCTTCACCCCGCGCGGCATCCACGTCCCCCTCGTCACCCCCTTCGGCGCCGACGGGCGCCCCGACCTCGACGCGCTCGACGCCCTCGCGCACTCCGTCCTCGACGGCGGGGCGGCCGGCATCGTCGCACTCGGCACCACCGGCGAGGTCGGCGCCCTCGACCCGGAGGAGCGCGCCGCGGTCATCGACACCTGCGCGCGGGTCTGCCGCCGGCGCGGCGCCCCGCTGATCGTCGGCGCGGGCAGCGGCGCGACCGCGGCGGCCGCGCGGGAACTCGCCGCACTGGCCGGCCGGCCCGAGATCGCCGCCGCCCTGGTGATCGTCCCCGCCTTCGTACGCCCCTCACCCGAGGGCGTGCTCGCCCACTTCGAACGGCTCGCCGCCGAAAGCCCCGTACCGCTGATCGTCTATCACATCCCGTACCGCACCGGCCGGTCGCTCGACGCCGCCACCCTCCGCGCCCTCGGCGCGCTCCCCGGTGTCATCGGCGTCAAGCACGCCGTCGGCGGCGTCGACCAGGACACCGTCGCCCTCCTCGGCGACCTCCCCGACGACTTCGCCGTCCTCGCCGGCGACGACGCCTTCGTCTCACCCCTGCTCGCCCTCGGCGCCACCGGCGGCATCCTGGCCTCCGCCCACCTGGCCACCGACCGCTTCGCCGCCCTCGCCGAGGCCTGGCACACCGGCGACATCCCCCGCGCCCGCGCCCTCGGCCACCACCTCGCCCGCCTTTCCACCCTCCTCTTCGCCGAGCCCAACCCCGCCGTCGTCAAGGCCGTCCTCCACGCCCAGGGCCGCATTCCCACGCCCGACGTACGCCTGCCGCTGCTCCCCGCCTCGGAGGCGTCGGTGAAGGCCGTGACGGAGGTGCTGGCGGAACTCGCCGAACCGGTGTGA